The following coding sequences are from one Hyalangium minutum window:
- a CDS encoding M4 family metallopeptidase — MHFKRGLVDTLGKGHERVQQTLNGIPVFGGEAILHLDKNGAVEAVTDRLERDLKVDTTAKLSSNEAVQLALGYQKESLSQTTPKADLQILAQDKVGRLTWRVQMDTVNAKGERSLPVLFIDAQSGELVSSYDNLKTAKNRKTYTAATRTSLPGTLLRSEGQGPVSDAVANQAHDNAGFVYDFYFSKFGRDSYNGTGGILSSTVHYSRNYVNAYWDGTQMVYGDGDGSQSTALTVLDVVGHELTHAVTDTSSDLVYANESGALNEAMSDVFGTSIEAFRDGVVSANTWKVGEECWTPGTAGDALRYMNDPALAGDYDYYPTRYTGTSDNGGVHWNSGIANLAFYLMVSGGSHPRGKTTTVVTPLDSNPTLSIQKGAAIFYRANTVYLTAGSTFSDARGATAQAATDLYGSAAAASVNAAWTAVGVAAPPTWTVLTTLNNVSGAKSSSTNYTTATPAGATALKFQMAGGTGDADLYVRFGSAPTTTTYDCRSAGATTAESCIINAPKAGTYYVLIKGYTAYSGVTYTVSSGQ, encoded by the coding sequence GTGCACTTCAAGCGCGGCCTGGTGGACACCCTGGGCAAGGGCCACGAGCGCGTGCAGCAGACCCTCAATGGCATTCCCGTGTTCGGCGGCGAGGCCATCCTCCACCTGGACAAGAACGGCGCCGTCGAGGCCGTCACCGACCGGCTCGAGCGCGACCTCAAGGTCGACACCACTGCGAAGCTGAGCTCGAACGAGGCCGTGCAGCTGGCACTGGGCTACCAGAAGGAGTCCCTCAGCCAGACGACCCCGAAGGCGGACCTGCAGATCCTCGCCCAGGACAAGGTCGGCCGGCTGACGTGGCGCGTGCAGATGGACACCGTGAACGCCAAGGGCGAGCGCTCACTGCCCGTGCTCTTCATCGACGCGCAGTCGGGTGAGCTCGTCTCTTCGTACGACAACCTGAAGACGGCCAAGAACCGCAAGACGTACACGGCCGCCACCCGCACCTCGCTGCCCGGCACGCTGCTGCGCTCCGAGGGCCAGGGCCCCGTGAGCGACGCGGTGGCCAACCAGGCGCACGACAACGCGGGCTTCGTGTACGACTTCTACTTCAGCAAGTTCGGGCGCGACAGCTACAACGGCACCGGGGGCATCCTCTCCTCGACCGTGCACTACAGCCGCAACTACGTGAACGCGTACTGGGACGGCACGCAGATGGTGTACGGCGACGGCGACGGCTCGCAGTCCACGGCGCTGACGGTGCTCGACGTGGTGGGCCACGAGCTGACCCACGCCGTCACTGACACCTCGTCGGACCTCGTCTACGCGAACGAGTCGGGCGCCCTGAACGAGGCCATGTCCGACGTCTTCGGCACCTCCATCGAGGCCTTCCGCGACGGCGTGGTGAGCGCGAACACCTGGAAGGTGGGCGAGGAGTGCTGGACGCCTGGCACCGCGGGCGATGCGCTGCGCTACATGAACGACCCGGCGCTGGCGGGTGACTACGACTACTACCCCACGCGCTACACGGGCACCTCGGACAACGGCGGCGTGCACTGGAACTCGGGCATCGCCAACCTGGCCTTCTACCTGATGGTCTCCGGCGGCAGCCACCCGCGCGGCAAGACGACCACGGTGGTGACGCCGCTGGACTCCAACCCGACCCTCAGCATCCAGAAGGGCGCGGCCATCTTCTACCGGGCCAACACGGTGTACCTGACCGCGGGCAGCACCTTCTCCGACGCGCGCGGCGCCACCGCGCAGGCGGCCACGGACCTGTACGGCTCGGCTGCCGCCGCCTCGGTGAACGCGGCCTGGACCGCGGTGGGCGTGGCCGCTCCGCCGACCTGGACGGTGCTCACCACCCTCAACAACGTGTCGGGCGCCAAGAGCAGCAGCACGAACTACACCACCGCCACGCCGGCGGGTGCGACCGCGCTGAAGTTCCAGATGGCTGGTGGCACGGGTGACGCCGACCTGTACGTCCGCTTCGGCAGCGCGCCCACCACCACCACCTATGACTGCCGCTCCGCGGGCGCGACCACCGCCGAGTCGTGCATCATCAACGCGCCGAAGGCGGGCACGTACTACGTCCTCATCAAGGGCTACACGGCCTACTCCGGCGTCACCTACACGGTGAGCTCCGGCCAGTAA
- a CDS encoding MBL fold metallo-hydrolase: MRSVRSLALGIVLTLSACTSSPEVVDPPSEPTLSGDAVATSQGDLIIHPVNHATFVMQWQGKLFYVDPVGGAERFTGLPAPQVIFITDIHGDHLSADTLKALVQTDTVIIAPQAVKDMLPAELQAVTQVLANGATTSVAGVGVEAIPMYNLTADRLQYHTKGRGNGYVLTMGGKRIYIAGDTEDIPEMRQLRDIEVAFIPMNLPFTMTVEQAADAVREFKPKIVYPYHFRGSDMDAFTRLVGTDAGVEVRVRNWY; the protein is encoded by the coding sequence ATGCGCTCGGTTCGGTCACTTGCCTTGGGAATCGTGCTGACGCTGTCCGCGTGTACATCGTCTCCAGAGGTGGTTGATCCTCCGTCCGAGCCGACCCTCTCGGGAGACGCGGTGGCGACTTCGCAGGGGGATCTGATCATCCACCCCGTCAATCACGCCACCTTCGTCATGCAGTGGCAGGGCAAGCTGTTCTACGTGGACCCGGTGGGGGGCGCGGAGCGGTTCACGGGACTGCCGGCGCCGCAGGTCATCTTCATCACGGACATCCACGGCGACCATCTGAGCGCGGACACGCTGAAGGCCCTCGTGCAGACGGACACGGTGATCATCGCGCCGCAGGCCGTAAAGGACATGCTGCCCGCGGAGCTGCAGGCGGTGACGCAGGTGCTGGCCAACGGAGCGACGACGAGCGTGGCGGGCGTCGGCGTGGAGGCCATTCCCATGTACAACCTCACGGCGGACCGCCTCCAGTACCACACGAAGGGCCGGGGCAATGGCTACGTGCTGACGATGGGAGGCAAGCGCATCTACATCGCGGGGGACACGGAGGACATCCCGGAGATGCGGCAGCTGCGCGACATCGAGGTGGCCTTCATCCCGATGAACCTGCCCTTCACGATGACGGTGGAGCAAGCGGCGGACGCGGTGCGCGAGTTCAAGCCGAAGATCGTCTACCCGTACCACTTCCGCGGAAGCGACATGGACGCGTTCACCCGGCTCGTGGGCACGGACGCGGGCGTCGAGGTGCGCGTGCGCAACTGGTACTGA
- a CDS encoding serine/threonine-protein kinase, whose product MASTLPPSPRPAPPAPRTEALPAGTLLAERFTLEAFVEKGGMGTIYRATDSVSGQPVALKLLHVESAEALQRFSREAAVLSQLRHPGIVSYVAHGSTPGAGPFLAMEWLEGENLAQRLAREPLSLTESLALLRQASEALALAHQRGVIHRDIKPSNLFLRRGRPEDVVLLDFGLARHEVPSMALTASQMVLGTPGYMAPEQISAQAPLTPSADLFSLGCVLYECLTGRPPFSAPHFVAALAKILFTEPEGLRTLRPELPAALEELLHRLLAKAPERRFPDASGLLAALDSLQSRLRPDSKPALSTGTAPLPLTGSEQHLVSVLLAAPRTPAAQPPGPEVEDSRRMLRDTLRTLLAPHGAQVELLANGFLVATLRATHGSATDPATLAARCALLIQERWAEAAVVLTTGRGQLAPHVPVGEAMDRAGQLLRQMESLPSDSSARVMLDEVTAGLLGSGFQLARPQPELFLLLGETLGADASRPLLGKPTPCVGREQELTLLELAFNTCVQEPQAQAVLVKAPAGTGKSRLRHEFLRRLEHQGHTVRVLVGRGDPMSAGSADGLIGQALRWHCAITGTEPLETRRALLAQHLGRHLPAAQAQETLEFLGELCGIPFPDTQSPRLRVARGDPQLMSTLVGRAFVAFLREECAHQPVLWVLEDLHWGDALSVRLIDEALRELAEQPLMVLALARPEVEELFPSLWAQRLQEVPLRGLNRKAGARLVREVLGPQVPDALIDRLVEQAAGNALLLEELIRGAAEGRGEAALQTVLAMLQARLGRLEARARQVLLAASILGRTFWVGAVQALLGEELTGAEQSHWLQQLVEQEWVEHQPSSRFPGEDEYRFRHALVRDAAYGLVPDSHKPGGHQQAGQWLEQRGESDPRILAEHARLGHQPEQAIRFYLQAAERLFDHDDMPGAERCIEAAMALHPSGELSVQLRALRAATAFWRSDFATMFEVGRPVQPEMKPGSVRWCKLIDGLSLGSGFGGQREYLLTLCRLLLATEPEPEARNAYYLSLCFMGTMTSYLGCLAESEACFERLERTGQDVIARDGVVRGRRGLEYNFRSLYLRGEPWQALSWAAQGIQACREVGAERGEVAALARMALTHQVLGDGEAAVEQGRQAVALALRVSPHFGVTFAQEHLALVLAASPEPAHRQEARALALEWVQVRTGNQVHLGLSHRVLEQVATAEGALDEAEAHARQACEILAPFPPFLCEARWRWSAALLRQGRSAEARELAELALRELETLGAEGMARIGLLQVLAEACFALGDGASGEQALRDALQRLNARAAAIPDTASRERYLRHVPENTRTRELARQRWGEDLRPPPE is encoded by the coding sequence ATGGCCAGCACCCTCCCACCTTCTCCTCGGCCCGCGCCCCCCGCGCCCCGGACGGAGGCACTCCCAGCCGGCACGCTTCTGGCCGAGCGCTTCACGCTTGAGGCCTTCGTGGAGAAGGGCGGCATGGGCACCATCTACCGCGCCACCGACTCCGTCTCCGGCCAGCCCGTGGCCCTCAAGCTGCTCCACGTCGAGAGCGCCGAGGCCCTCCAGCGCTTCTCTCGCGAGGCCGCCGTCCTCTCCCAGCTGCGCCACCCGGGCATCGTCTCCTACGTCGCCCATGGCTCCACTCCCGGCGCCGGCCCCTTCCTCGCCATGGAGTGGCTGGAGGGAGAGAACCTGGCCCAGCGCCTCGCACGCGAGCCCTTGAGCCTCACGGAGTCCCTGGCCCTGCTGCGCCAGGCCTCCGAGGCACTCGCCCTGGCCCACCAGCGCGGCGTCATCCACCGAGACATCAAGCCCTCCAACCTCTTCCTGCGCCGGGGGCGCCCCGAGGACGTCGTCCTGTTGGACTTCGGCCTGGCCCGTCACGAGGTGCCCTCGATGGCGCTCACCGCCAGCCAGATGGTGCTCGGCACTCCGGGCTACATGGCGCCGGAGCAGATCTCCGCTCAAGCGCCGCTCACGCCCAGCGCCGACCTGTTCTCCCTGGGCTGTGTCCTCTACGAGTGCCTCACCGGCAGGCCACCTTTCTCCGCGCCCCACTTCGTGGCTGCGCTGGCGAAGATCCTCTTCACCGAGCCGGAGGGCCTGCGCACCCTGCGCCCGGAGCTGCCCGCAGCCCTGGAGGAGCTGCTCCATCGCCTGTTGGCGAAGGCGCCCGAGCGCCGCTTCCCCGACGCCTCCGGGCTGCTGGCGGCCCTGGACTCCCTGCAGAGCCGCCTGCGGCCTGATTCCAAACCCGCACTGTCCACCGGCACCGCGCCCCTGCCGCTGACGGGCTCCGAGCAACACTTGGTGAGCGTCCTGCTGGCCGCGCCTCGCACTCCGGCCGCTCAGCCTCCCGGGCCCGAGGTTGAAGACTCGCGCCGGATGCTCCGGGACACGCTCCGCACGCTGCTAGCGCCCCACGGTGCCCAGGTGGAGCTGCTCGCCAATGGCTTCCTGGTGGCCACCCTCCGGGCCACCCACGGCTCCGCCACGGATCCGGCCACCCTGGCGGCGCGCTGTGCCCTGCTCATCCAGGAGCGCTGGGCCGAGGCCGCCGTCGTGCTCACCACGGGCCGGGGCCAGCTCGCGCCCCACGTCCCCGTGGGCGAGGCCATGGACCGCGCGGGCCAACTGCTGCGCCAGATGGAGTCGCTGCCCTCGGACTCCTCGGCCCGGGTGATGCTGGATGAAGTCACCGCGGGGCTGCTGGGCTCTGGCTTCCAGCTCGCCCGGCCGCAGCCCGAGCTGTTCCTGCTGCTCGGCGAGACCCTGGGCGCGGACGCCTCGCGGCCCCTGCTGGGCAAGCCGACCCCGTGCGTGGGCCGCGAGCAGGAGCTGACCCTGCTGGAGCTGGCCTTCAACACCTGCGTGCAGGAGCCCCAGGCGCAGGCCGTGCTGGTGAAGGCTCCGGCGGGCACGGGCAAGTCCCGGCTTCGCCACGAGTTCCTCCGCCGCCTGGAGCACCAGGGGCACACGGTGCGGGTGCTGGTGGGCCGGGGCGATCCGATGAGCGCGGGCTCGGCCGATGGGTTGATCGGGCAGGCGCTGCGCTGGCACTGCGCCATCACGGGCACCGAGCCCCTCGAGACCCGCCGGGCCCTGCTGGCCCAGCACCTTGGCCGTCACCTGCCCGCGGCGCAGGCGCAGGAGACGCTCGAGTTCCTCGGGGAGCTGTGTGGCATTCCCTTCCCGGACACGCAGAGCCCCCGGCTGCGCGTGGCCCGGGGAGATCCGCAATTGATGAGCACGCTGGTGGGCCGAGCGTTCGTGGCCTTCCTGCGCGAGGAGTGCGCCCACCAGCCCGTGCTGTGGGTGCTAGAGGATCTGCACTGGGGCGATGCGCTCAGCGTCCGGCTCATCGACGAGGCGCTGCGGGAGCTGGCCGAGCAGCCACTGATGGTCCTCGCGCTGGCCCGGCCCGAGGTGGAAGAGCTCTTCCCGAGCCTGTGGGCGCAGCGGCTGCAAGAGGTGCCGCTCCGGGGACTGAACCGCAAGGCGGGCGCGCGGCTGGTGCGCGAGGTGCTCGGCCCGCAGGTGCCCGATGCGCTCATTGACCGGCTGGTGGAGCAGGCCGCTGGCAATGCCCTCCTCCTGGAGGAGCTCATCCGCGGCGCGGCGGAGGGGCGAGGAGAGGCGGCGCTACAGACCGTGCTGGCCATGCTCCAGGCGCGCCTGGGGCGGCTGGAGGCGAGAGCGCGGCAGGTGCTGTTGGCCGCGAGCATCCTGGGGCGCACCTTCTGGGTAGGGGCGGTGCAAGCCCTGCTGGGCGAAGAGCTCACGGGCGCCGAGCAGAGCCACTGGCTGCAGCAACTGGTGGAGCAGGAGTGGGTGGAGCACCAGCCCTCCAGCCGCTTCCCGGGCGAGGACGAGTACCGCTTCCGCCATGCCCTGGTCCGGGATGCGGCCTACGGGTTGGTGCCGGACAGCCACAAGCCGGGAGGCCACCAGCAGGCGGGGCAATGGTTGGAGCAGCGGGGAGAGAGCGATCCGCGGATCCTCGCCGAGCACGCCCGGCTCGGCCACCAGCCCGAGCAGGCCATCCGCTTCTACCTCCAGGCCGCCGAGCGGCTCTTCGACCACGACGACATGCCGGGCGCGGAGCGGTGCATCGAGGCGGCCATGGCCCTCCATCCCTCGGGAGAGCTCTCGGTGCAATTGCGCGCGCTGCGGGCGGCGACGGCCTTCTGGCGGAGCGACTTCGCGACCATGTTCGAGGTGGGCCGTCCCGTGCAGCCGGAGATGAAGCCGGGCAGCGTGCGGTGGTGCAAGCTCATCGACGGGCTGAGCCTGGGCAGCGGCTTCGGTGGACAGCGCGAGTACCTGCTCACGCTGTGCCGGCTGCTGCTGGCCACCGAGCCGGAGCCCGAGGCGCGCAACGCCTACTATCTGTCCCTCTGCTTCATGGGGACGATGACCTCTTATCTGGGCTGCCTCGCCGAGTCCGAGGCGTGCTTCGAGCGGCTGGAGCGGACCGGGCAGGACGTCATCGCCCGGGACGGCGTGGTGCGCGGCAGAAGGGGCCTCGAGTACAACTTCCGCTCCCTGTATCTGAGGGGAGAACCCTGGCAGGCGCTGAGCTGGGCCGCGCAGGGTATCCAGGCCTGCCGAGAGGTGGGCGCGGAGCGAGGCGAGGTCGCGGCCCTGGCGCGCATGGCGCTGACGCACCAGGTGTTGGGAGATGGGGAGGCCGCCGTGGAGCAGGGGCGTCAGGCTGTGGCCCTGGCGCTACGGGTGTCTCCGCACTTCGGCGTCACCTTCGCGCAAGAGCACCTGGCCTTGGTGCTGGCCGCCAGCCCGGAGCCGGCCCATCGGCAGGAGGCTCGGGCGCTGGCACTGGAGTGGGTGCAGGTCCGCACGGGCAATCAGGTGCACCTGGGGCTCTCACATCGGGTGCTGGAGCAGGTGGCCACGGCGGAGGGAGCGCTGGACGAGGCCGAGGCACATGCCCGCCAGGCATGTGAGATCCTCGCGCCCTTCCCGCCCTTTCTCTGCGAGGCACGCTGGAGGTGGAGCGCGGCGCTGCTGCGCCAAGGCCGCTCGGCCGAGGCCCGCGAACTGGCGGAGCTCGCCCTCCGGGAGCTGGAGACGCTGGGGGCGGAGGGAATGGCCCGGATAGGGCTGCTCCAAGTGCTGGCCGAGGCCTGCTTCGCCCTGGGAGACGGTGCCTCGGGAGAGCAAGCCCTGCGCGACGCCTTGCAGCGCTTGAACGCTCGGGCCGCCGCCATTCCGGACACAGCCTCCCGCGAGCGCTACCTGCGCCACGTGCCCGAGAACACCCGCACCCGAGAGCTGGCCCGCCAGCGCTGGGGTGAAGACCTGCGCCCGCCTCCGGAGTGA